A window from Megalobrama amblycephala isolate DHTTF-2021 linkage group LG21, ASM1881202v1, whole genome shotgun sequence encodes these proteins:
- the slc8a1a gene encoding sodium/calcium exchanger 1a isoform X11: MVSWSSRTMKFQDGEEEAMTKKEKDERRIAEMGRPSLGEHVKVEVIIEESYEFKSTVDKLIKKTNLALLVGTNSWRDQFVEAITVSSGDDDDEECGEEKMPSCFDYVMHFLTVFWKVLFAFVPPTDYWNGWACFIVSIIMIGVLTAFIGDIASHFGCTIGLKDSVTAVVFVALGTSVPDTFASKVAAIQDQYADASIGNVTGSNAVNVFLGIGVAWSIAAVYHQAKGQYFRVDPGTLAFSVTLFTIFAFICVAVLMYRRRPEIGGELGGPRTPKILTTTLFFSLWLMYIILSSMEAYCIIKGF; this comes from the exons AGGATGGGGAAGAGGAGGCCATGACTAAAAAAGAGAAGGACGAGAGGCGTATTGCTGAGATGGGTCGCCCATCACTGGGTGAACATGTAAAAGTTGAAGTAATCATTGAGGAGTCCTATGAGTTTAAG AGCACAGTCGACAAACTCATAAAGAAAACCAACTTGGCCCTTTTGGTTGGGACCAACAGTTGGAGAGACCAGTTTGTAGAAGCCATCACTGTCAGCTCAG GGGACGATGATGATGAAGAGTGTGGTGAAGAAAAGATGCCATCTTGCTTTGACTACGTCATGCACTTCCTGACAGTGTTCTGGAAGGTTCTGTTTGCGTTCGTGCCGCCCACTGATTACTGGAACGGCTGGGCGTGTTTCATCGTGTCCATCATCATGATTGGCGTCCTCACTGCATTCATTGGAGACATTGCTTCCCATTTTGGATGCACTATTGGCCTGAAAGACTCTGTAACTGCGGTTGTGTTTGTGGCGTTGGGAACCTCTGTGCCAG ACACATTCGCTAGTAAGGTGGCAGCCATCCAGGATCAGTACGCTGACGCCTCCATCGGCAATGTGACGGGCAGCAATGCTGTGAACGTCTTTCTGGGCATCGGAGTGGCCTGGTCCATTGCTGCCGTCTATCACCAGGCAAAAGGCCAGTACTTCCGCGTGGACCCCGGCACGCTGGCGTTCTCCGTTACCCTTTTCACCATCTTTGCCTTCATCTGTGTCGCCGTCCTCATGTACCGCCGCAGGCCCGAGATCGGGGGTGAACTGGGTGGTCCGCGGACTCCCAAAATCCTGACCACAACGTTGTTTTTCAGTCTCTGGCTGATGTACATCATCTTATCCTCCATGGAGGCATATTGCATCATCAAGGGTTTCTAA